One genomic window of Gallus gallus isolate bGalGal1 chromosome 34, bGalGal1.mat.broiler.GRCg7b, whole genome shotgun sequence includes the following:
- the INPP1 gene encoding inositol polyphosphate 1-phosphatase isoform X1, producing the protein MEREWGGRSVPPPRCPRAAPHRGSVPAPGAVPERCGRTPAEGAAESLRSDGVHIGAGNTGAVLSSERRVPPRGPGGEPRPSGGVPGNSVITAPGGGPGGFPAVVTSRVTPSSAMAALLKAVLSASEKAAEIARLCRDAEPLFRLLVAEKTGADRNQRFSHDFKTLADVLIQEVIRHDLGAKFPELRGHIGGEESNEFTNANGDTVAVRVCGTVGETAALLGSVLHPEREAAELLAAAAHRDVAVGDAELDGVTVSIAPGDVAVWIDPIDSTNEYIVGREDVAPQDGIAPSGLCSALVLIGAYERSSGRPVLGVINEPFHRRHPQTRGWQGRYHWGIAYQGTHLSSLSPPAPPRPPPRVVLSRAEAQGVRDALASLCGGHLRFAAGAGYKMLCVILGHADAYVLSGGSTFAWDACAPHAILCALGGGVVALGDALRARREGDTGTPPQLTYNRPAEGAVGAERWANRGGLVAYVHPQHLEAVLEVLAAVPGL; encoded by the exons ATGGAGAGGGAATGGGGTGGGAGATCCGTTCCccccccgcgctgcccccgCGCTGCACCGCACCGGGGTTCGGTCCCGGCGCCGGGAGCGGTCCCGGAGCGCTGCGGGCGGACCCCGGCAGAGGGCGCGGCGGAGTCGCTCCGGAGCGACGGCGTTCACATCGGCGCCGGTAATACCGGAGCGGTTCTCAGCTCTGAGCGCAGAGTGCCACCGCGCGGCCCCGGGGGGGAACCGCGTCCTTCCGGGGGCGTCCCGGGGAATTCCGTTATTACCGCACCGGGAGGCGGCCCCGGGGGTTTCCCCGCGGTGGTGACGTCACGCGTGACGCCATCGTCCG CCATGGCCGCGCTGCTGAAGGCCGTTCTGAGCGCCTCGGAGAAGGCAGCTGAGATCGCACGGCTGTGCCGGGACGCGGAGCCGCTCTTCAGGCTGTTGGTGGCCGAGAAGACCGGAGCGGATCGGAACCAGCGCTTCTCCCACGACTTCAAAACTCTGGCAGATGTCCTCATCCAGGAGGTCATCCGGCACGACCTGGGTGCCAAG TTCCCTGAGCTGCGCGGCCACATCGGCGGCGAAGAGTCCAACGAGTTCACCAACGCCAACG GGGACACGGTGGCGGTGCGGGTGTGCGGCACGGTGGGGGAAACAGCAGCGCTGCTGGGCTCCGTGCTGCACCCCGAGCGGGAGGCGGCGGAGCtgctggcggcggcggcgcaCCGGGATGTGGCCGTCGGGGACGCGGAGTTGGACGGCGTCACTGTCAGCATCGCCCCCGGGGACGTGGCCGTATGGATCGACCCCATCG ATTCCACCAATGAGTACATCGTGGGGCGTGAGGATGTTGCCCCCCAGGATGGCATCGCGCCGTCGGGGCTGTGCTCGGCGCTGGTGCTCATCGGTGCCTATGAGCGCAGCAGTGGTCGCCCCGTGCTGGGTGTCATCAATGAGCCTTTCCACCGCCGCCACCCCCAGACGCGTGG GTGGCAGGGCCGCTACCATTGGGGCATCGCCTACCAGGGCACCCACCTCTCCTCTCTGAGCCCCCCCGCACCGCCGCGACCCCCTCCCCGCGTGGTGCTGAGCCGGGCAGAGGCGCAGGGGGTGAGGGATGCCCTGGCCTCGCTCTGTGGGGGTCACCTCCGTTTCGCTGCTGGAGCCGGTTACAAGATGCTGTGTGTCATCCTGGGACATGCGGATGCCTACGTCCTCTCCGGGGGGAGCACCTTTGCGTGGGACGCCTGTGCCCCCCACGCCATCCTGTGTGCTCTAGGGGGGGGCGTGGTGGCCCTGGGGGATGCCCTGAGGGCACGGAGGGAGGGGGACACGGGGACGCCCCCCCAGCTGACCTACAACCGCCCGGCTGAGGGGGCAGTGGGAGCCGAGCGTTGGGCCAACCGGGGGGGGCTGGTGGCCTACGTGCACCCCCAGCACTTGGAGGcggtgctggaggtgctggcagCCGTGCCAGGGctttga
- the INPP1 gene encoding inositol polyphosphate 1-phosphatase isoform X2 codes for MAALLKAVLSASEKAAEIARLCRDAEPLFRLLVAEKTGADRNQRFSHDFKTLADVLIQEVIRHDLGAKFPELRGHIGGEESNEFTNANGDTVAVRVCGTVGETAALLGSVLHPEREAAELLAAAAHRDVAVGDAELDGVTVSIAPGDVAVWIDPIDSTNEYIVGREDVAPQDGIAPSGLCSALVLIGAYERSSGRPVLGVINEPFHRRHPQTRGWQGRYHWGIAYQGTHLSSLSPPAPPRPPPRVVLSRAEAQGVRDALASLCGGHLRFAAGAGYKMLCVILGHADAYVLSGGSTFAWDACAPHAILCALGGGVVALGDALRARREGDTGTPPQLTYNRPAEGAVGAERWANRGGLVAYVHPQHLEAVLEVLAAVPGL; via the exons ATGGCCGCGCTGCTGAAGGCCGTTCTGAGCGCCTCGGAGAAGGCAGCTGAGATCGCACGGCTGTGCCGGGACGCGGAGCCGCTCTTCAGGCTGTTGGTGGCCGAGAAGACCGGAGCGGATCGGAACCAGCGCTTCTCCCACGACTTCAAAACTCTGGCAGATGTCCTCATCCAGGAGGTCATCCGGCACGACCTGGGTGCCAAG TTCCCTGAGCTGCGCGGCCACATCGGCGGCGAAGAGTCCAACGAGTTCACCAACGCCAACG GGGACACGGTGGCGGTGCGGGTGTGCGGCACGGTGGGGGAAACAGCAGCGCTGCTGGGCTCCGTGCTGCACCCCGAGCGGGAGGCGGCGGAGCtgctggcggcggcggcgcaCCGGGATGTGGCCGTCGGGGACGCGGAGTTGGACGGCGTCACTGTCAGCATCGCCCCCGGGGACGTGGCCGTATGGATCGACCCCATCG ATTCCACCAATGAGTACATCGTGGGGCGTGAGGATGTTGCCCCCCAGGATGGCATCGCGCCGTCGGGGCTGTGCTCGGCGCTGGTGCTCATCGGTGCCTATGAGCGCAGCAGTGGTCGCCCCGTGCTGGGTGTCATCAATGAGCCTTTCCACCGCCGCCACCCCCAGACGCGTGG GTGGCAGGGCCGCTACCATTGGGGCATCGCCTACCAGGGCACCCACCTCTCCTCTCTGAGCCCCCCCGCACCGCCGCGACCCCCTCCCCGCGTGGTGCTGAGCCGGGCAGAGGCGCAGGGGGTGAGGGATGCCCTGGCCTCGCTCTGTGGGGGTCACCTCCGTTTCGCTGCTGGAGCCGGTTACAAGATGCTGTGTGTCATCCTGGGACATGCGGATGCCTACGTCCTCTCCGGGGGGAGCACCTTTGCGTGGGACGCCTGTGCCCCCCACGCCATCCTGTGTGCTCTAGGGGGGGGCGTGGTGGCCCTGGGGGATGCCCTGAGGGCACGGAGGGAGGGGGACACGGGGACGCCCCCCCAGCTGACCTACAACCGCCCGGCTGAGGGGGCAGTGGGAGCCGAGCGTTGGGCCAACCGGGGGGGGCTGGTGGCCTACGTGCACCCCCAGCACTTGGAGGcggtgctggaggtgctggcagCCGTGCCAGGGctttga
- the GDF11 gene encoding growth/differentiation factor 11 has product MAPVLLWLLALVAGGPAGAQPPLPAASEPACPVCVWRRHSKELRLESIKSQILSKLRLKEAPNITREVVKQLLPKAPPLQQILDLHDFQGDSLQHDEYLEEDEYHATTETVISMAQETDPVVQIEGNPHCCFFNFSPKIMFTKVVKAQLWVYLRPVQHTSTVYLQILRLKPVTEEGSRHIRIRSLKIDLNSRIGHWQSIDFKHVLQNWFKQPQNNWGIEINAFDPNGNDLAVTSLGPGAEGLHPFMELRVLENNKRSRRNLGLDCDEHSTESRCCRYPLTVDFEAFGWDWIIAPKRYKANYCSGQCEYMFMQKYPHTHLVQQANPRGSAGPCCTPTKMSPINMLYFNDKQQIIYGKIPGMVVDRCGCS; this is encoded by the exons ATGGCCCcggtgctgctgtggctgttggCTTTGGTGGCGGGGGGCCCGGCGGGCGCtcagccccccctccccgccgcttCGGAGCCCGCGTGCCCCGTGTGCGTGTGGCGGAGGCACAGCAAAGAGCTGCGGCTGGAGAGCATCAAGTCGCAGATCCTCAGCAAGCTGCGGCTGAAGGAAGCGCCCAACATCACCCGCGAGGTGgtgaagcagctgctgcccaaaGCGCCGCCGCTGCAGCAGATCCTCGACCTGCACGACTTCCAGGGGGACTCGCTGCAGCACGACGAGTACCTGGAGGAGGACGAGTACCACGCCACCACCGAGACCGTCATCAGCATGGCCCAGGAAA CCGACCCCGTGGTGCAGATCGAGGGCAACCCGCACTGCTGCTTCTTCAACTTCAGCCCCAAGATCATGTTCACCAAAGTGGTGAAGGCTCAGTTGTGGGTGTACCTGCGCCCGGTGCAGCACACCTCCACCGTCTACCTGCAGATCCTCCGCCTCAAACCGGTGACGGAGGAGGGCAGCCGTCACATCCGCATCCGCTCGCTCAAAATCGACCTCAACTCCCGCATCGGGCACTGGCAGAGCATCGACTTCAAGCACGTGTTGCAGAACTGGTTCAAGCAACCGCAGAACAATTGGGGCATCGAGATCAACGCCTTCGACCCCAACGGCAACGACCTGGCGGTCACTTCGCTGGGACCCGGAGCTGAAGGGCTG caccccttcATGGAGCTGCGGGTGCTGGAGAACAACAAACGCTCGCGGAGGAACCTGGGCTTGGACTGCGACGAGCACTCCACCGAGTCGCGCTGCTGCCGCTACCCGCTGACCGTCGACTTCGAGGCTTTCGGATGGGACTGGATCATCGCCCCCAAGAGGTACAAAGCCAACTACTGCTCGGGGCAATGCGAGTACATGTTCATGCAGAAATACCCGCACACCCACCTGGTGCAGCAAGCCAACCCGCGCGGCTCGGCCGGGCCGTGCTGCACGCCCACCAAGATGTCCCCCATCAATATGCTCTACTTCAACGATAAGCAGCAGATCATCTATGGGAAGATCCCCGGCATGGTGGTGGATCGCTGCGGATGCTCGTAG
- the CD63 gene encoding CD63 antigen: protein MAVEGGMKCVKFLVFIFNFIFWVCGVALVAIGIYAHVALNKALVAGSSSAASSPVAIMVVGIIIFFVSFFGCCGAWKESYCMVTTFAVLLSIIFLVEIAAAIAGYVFKDKVRSVLEEGLWDTMRKYGEDVPLTEAVDKLQEDFHCCGANNYTDWATLERFRANNTVPRSCCRVNTTTCNINPTPSTIYEEGCQKGIEVWMKKNILIVAAVALGIAFFEILGIIFTCCLMKGIRSGYEVM, encoded by the exons ATGGCGGTGGAGGGCGGAATGAAGTGCGTGAAGTTTTTGGTGTTCATCTTTAACTTTATCTTCTGG GTGTGCGGCGTGGCCCTGGTGGCCATCGGCATCTACGCTCACGTGGCCCTCAATAAGGCCCTGGTGGcgggcagcagctcagctgccagcagcccgGTGGCCATCATGGTGGTGGGCATCATCATCTTCTTCGTTTCCTTCTTCGGCTGCTGCGGGGCCTGGAAGGAGAGCTACTGCATGGTCACCACg TTCGCCGTTCTGCTCAGCATCATCTTCCTGGTGGAGATCGCCGCTGCCATCGCCGGTTACGTCTTCAAGGATAAG gtccgctcagtgctggaggaggggCTGTGGGACACCATGCGCAAATACGGCGAGGATGTGCCGCTGACAGAGGCAGTGGATAAACTGCAGGAGGAC TTCCACTGCTGTGGTGCCAACAACTACACGGACTGGGCCACCCTCGAGCGGTTCCGGGCCAACAACACCGTGCCGCGCTCCTGCTGCCGCGTCAACACCACCACCTGCAACATCAaccccacccccagcaccaTCTATGAAGAg GGCTGCCAGAAGGGCATTGAAGTGTGGATGAAGAAGAACATCCTCATCGTGGCCGCTGTTGCGTTGGGTATTGCCTTCTTTGAG